Within the Medicago truncatula cultivar Jemalong A17 chromosome 4, MtrunA17r5.0-ANR, whole genome shotgun sequence genome, the region ATTTTTAGAACCGTAAATCATTATACGTAGAATTTAGATTTGTTCATAACCCACCCCATTTCGACGCATTTTGAATGTAATTTTGAGTAACTACACATTTCTTAATTTgaacaattttgaaatattgtagAGTCAgactttttttctttaagaaattaCAACGAGACTAAGGTTCAAAACGAGGGAAAGAAGTCCCTCTACAATCATTTAAGATAAGGATTAAAGGAGGGAGAACTGGAAGATATAACAAGCCAGTCTCCCCACTATGACccatattctttaaaaaatcaacGCACCGGTTCCCTCACGATAAATATACATCAACTCTAGTCTTTTGAGCAAGCATCACTGTGAGAGAATCATCTAAATAATAGTAGAAGAAGAGGCTTCAGATGGAGATTCCAAGTCTTTTAGCAAACATCACTATAAGAGAATCATCCCAATAATGATAGTTGGATTAAGACCTTGGTTACCCTCCAATTTCAAACCATGATAAACCCCAAAGTTTAGCCACAACAATAGTAGACCGACCgaaattacaaataaaatcaGAGTCACTGCTTGAATCCGCCACGAGCTAAAGGGCTTCTACAAATCATTCGATAAATACATCCGAATACAGTTAGGGAAAATTTCTCACAAGAAAAACAATTGCGAAGCTTCTGATCTTTAGATtatcaaattatataaatttttcgttaattttatacaaaaaagcaatacaaccaaaaaaatttattaaccaCAATATTTATAGTTGGTTCTCCAACAAAGAATATTTAACTATCCAGCAATATATGCTAGTAGGCTAGTACAAACTACAAACATCACTACGACATAAATGTGTGAAAATTAAACTAGGCAGCTACGTGTTTAATATGAGACTCTACTGCGATTAAGACttgtaaaaaattaaaccaagTCAATTTCATTTTACCAAATGTAAACACTCGTGCTAGATAATTtgcatttcaacaaaatatcaGCAATCAGAGTATCACTGAACCAAAAGGTAGTTTCAAACTGCACGGACTTGGTTAAGTCATGAAATGTAACAACCAAATGAAATTTAAGTTCATAAAACTATAATCACTAAATAGAAAGACcctaaattctggaaaatattaaTAACACTTGTTGATCCAAAATTATCCAAATCACAAGGGAACAAACAGAAGGATTCCGGGTGATTATTATCGTCATTATTTAGCCGCCGCCAGAACCATATTTCTTTCCAAACAAGACCAGCTGCAGCTTGTCATAACCAGCAAGCACACCAGCACCTGCAACTGCACGCAATATGTTTGCACCAGCACCTTTGAAAAGAGACTTAGTACCCTCTTTTGCAACGATGGTTTGGAATGCGTGCAAAGAGCTGTTATACTTCACAGATTCTCCAGAAGTCATCATCATTCTTCTACGCACAGTATCAATGGGATAAGAGGCCAAACCAGCACCAATTGTGATACCCCATCCCAACAGGAAACTAGCAAAGAAACTATCCTGTTAACAACAAAAGtaccaaaaataagaaaatgataaTGAGGGCTAAAAGAAAGTCAAAATTATAGAAGAACAAATTTTCCTTGTTCAATTGAAGTTTCAAGTTTAGCAATCATATTATGTCTAGGAAATAAAGGTGTTTAATAGAAATATGTTTAGGGAAAATGGTGTTTAATAGAAAGGAAGGTATATACTGTATACACATTGCAGGTAACTGAATACTAACATGTTTATAGACAATGTTCTACAAAACTAGATTAGCTCATTAGCATTCtaaaaacatcattttcaaattatattgaAGACATAAATCAAATATTCAAGCTAATCATTTACAATCAACAAAATATTGCCTGACAAACATAAAATCAAAGTAAAACCAATAAAAGAGGAATAGTTTAATCTAACACGGAACAGATTAAGAAATACCATATTTCccattaaaattcaaattttgtaCATACCTGCATCCCACCAACCAAAACAACTGGTTTCAGAGAATCATACATTCCAAAGTAAAGACCACGATACACTATAATTCCAACACACGAGATGTTGAATCCACGATAAAGGCCAGCAATGCCATCAGACTGTAAGGTTTTCTTGTAAACATCAACCATCCCATTAAATTGCCTCTCACCACCCTTCTTTGCAGCCTTTGCGTCATTTGCCAAACGGGTACGGGCGTAATCCAAAGAATAGACAAATAAGAGTGAGGAAGCCCCAGCAGCTCCACCAGATGCTAAATTCCCAGCAAACCACTTCCAGTAGCCATCTCtgtcttttttaaaattgaaaagccTCTTGAAGTAATCCTTAAAAGCAAAGTTCAGAGCCTAAAAGGAAAAGAATGAAATTAGAAATTAAAGGAAAAGCTcataaaaactacaaaaccgacCGTCAATCACCACAAATACATTCACATGCATCAAATTcagataaaaaagagaaaatgtttCTTATGTCTAGGGATGTGAATATAAAGGTAAATAGCAAGAACGATGTGAAAATAGGTATCATATAAATCCACGCCCTTCCAAATATAAGCTAATCTCAATATATAATAAGACAGCATGAACAAAACCCAGACAAGACAACAAATGGGAAAATCTCACCTGAGTAGGGAAGTATCTGATAACATTAGCAGTATTGCCTCTCCACAGAGCAATTACACCCTCATCCTTCATGGTTCGAGCAAAACAATCACCAATTCCCTTGTATGGTTCAGATAACCTGCCACTTTTGAGCATTTCATCCTGGTTTTGGATAAGCAATTTAACTCGTTCAATAGGAGCAGCAGCTGTCTTCGACACAGCAGCAGAAACTCCTCCCATCAGAAAATCGATCAAAAATCCAGCTGGTCCTTTCTCTGCTGGAGAAGGCACCGTAAAGGACGACAGAGGTGATGCAAGTGCCAAACCAGAAGTCTGCACTCCTCCATTGGTGAAAGTACCGGATGTAGAGTAATTCCTGTAGTTAGAGTTGGAGCTAAGCCTAGACACCAAATAAGAATATCCACCTAACTTCTGCGCAATTGATGGATGATTTGGTCCATCGGCCATGATTGCAGCCTACAAAGTGACCTGCGAAAACCAAAACATACCAACGattcaaaaacattttcttcTCTGAAGCACTAGGACACTTTTTGTTTGTGTTAACACTGACTCCGGTGCTCGGTGGAAAGGGGGCTCTGGTAAACCGGAGTTCAGCCGGGAGGTAAGTATACCACTAGGACACTTATACCTAGCACTGACACTTCTAATAATTCCGACACATGTGAATACattcaattattcaatttttattcaaattattatcggtgtcaaCATCACTGTTTAACGAATGTAATTAATAAAGATCCTAAACCTTAAACCCTAGCAAAATTCATTTATATGAAAAAGCAGAAATCAACTGTTACTACAGTATATACATAAATCACACTCAAATGACACAATAAtctagtttaaaattttagctTCATAATCAACTTAACCACCGCCAAAAAATAAGTAACTAATAACAACAAcgataaaaatcaaattccagTAAAAATCActgagaaataaaaataaaaaaaaaacataaagacgAAAAGAAATGGAAAATCGTTGAGAAAATGGAAATGGTGATAGGAAAAAAGAGAGCGTGAAGAGGTGATATACCAGAAGAGAGGCCTCCGTTCAGATCGCGAGAGAGGTCGAGAAGTGAATGAGAGTGATGACTGAAATGAAAAATCAGTAGTATAAATGGGAGCACCGAAATGAAGAGACTAGGGTTTTGACTGTAATGACGTATTTACCcttcttatttttgtttcttcctAAACATTTTTGTATTATACTGAAGGTGTCTGCGCGATGCGCATGACAAACATACAAATTAGTAAAGATTTTCAATTATTTACTCCGTTTTAGTAGGAGGAAGATGGTCAAATGTAATTATGGTAATGATGAGTTTCATATCATGATTAAAAAGAAGTTCTtaatcttctttaaaaaaaaaatcttaatctattattGTAATGACTTATGTACTAATAATGTCGAATCAAAATTTGTTACTATATAAAGACTATTCCTAGTaaataaatgttaaaatgtCACACATTATTTTTAGGGAACTACTACGGTACAAtcacaaaatgaggtgtaccggtactctttcttcataattttataaattaacgatcattttttatgaaataaataactatatatcaatatttatattttatagaacaacatttcataacaaaaaacatcagttcattgtttataagaatcataataattttttttttcatattatcctaaaatataatcaatattctcaaTTATGATtgctaaaaattcaaaaaaaaaaaaaattatttcgttaacacttttgatgaataagatttaattattataaatataaatgatagaaaataatatttttcttcaaaaagcaACTCATTTAaccattaatttaaagagtgagtgtaccgtacactcaaatatattaggTGTATCATAAAATTTgtcttatttttattgttgttaggatcatcatcaccatcatcattttTGAACAAGAATTTGACACATTATTTAAATATCATTAAATGTGTATGCAGAACTTTTAGGTACAGTGCATCAATAAATCTTGCTAAAGTGAAGGTCATCTTGAGCCGATGGCGTACAACCTAATTGGTATtgtaaatcctctaaaaaaaaggtactgaaaaatttaataaaatcataataGTTTGAAATAGTTATTGCTTGGAAGACCAATGATCATTGCAAGActcttttaacttttattttcccACAAGTGTTTGTTAAAGAATACTAGTAGGGCTTTACGATGATTTTTTGGTGAATAGGCTTTTATGATGCCACTCTATCGTTTTGAGAAATCTTATTTGCTGAATTCGTTCATATACATGAAATGTCCTTCGAGTGGAACTAAACACTAAATAGTCATACTCGCTTACAAATTACAACATTTACATACACTATTGAAAAAGTTACATTCCAGACCGTTGCTCAAACTACATAATACATGGcaattaaaaggaaaaactCATAAAAACATTAGTTTGTTTCTAAAGTGAGCAAATAAGGAGATCTATCCTTGCTTCACTTTATAGTATTGTAATCTTTAACCCAATATAAATCAAGGTTACATACACTTGCATGTGCGCCCGGAAACAAATTCACATTGGAAGAGTCTTGTCCGTGAGTAAGGAGCATGTGATGGAAAACAGGAATGAAGTGTACCTTCCTAGTCTGTCTTTGATTGCTTGCATTGTGTTTTTGTATGTACTCAGCAGCTGCATAGACAGTTAAAGCCAAAGTGGATGCATAATGAACGTAAAACACTATGCAGAACACAGAGAAACCCTTTGCTTCGCGAGTAACTCCTTGAGTTTCTTTATATGTTGAGGATCGGAGCTGATATAGTCTTGGAAGGACTTCTTCAATTCCTGCAACAACTTCCTATCATCATGGCCAGGGTAGTCATTAAGCATCTTAGTGAAGAAAGTCTTCCAGAGCTCGACGTTCCAGTAACTGTTTGATACAACACCAAATTAtcagaataaaaattaaagttgaaaaCAAAAGGAAGGATCTGCTGTGGCACCATAGCTTCCAAATTGATTTTAGCAAATAGCTTGAGGGAAactaaaaaatgagaaatataCCGTTTAAAGGGTAGTCTGGGAAGATACACAGAACCCCCATCAGATGATTCTTTTTTAACGGTTTCCATATAGGTATTATGCAGCATTGTATGGACAACACCACAAAGGCCATATGCATCTGCCTGTTGACAAGTGATAACAGAAGAGTAACTTTAAAGGCAGTAAATCATGAGCTAAATTGCATTTGTAGTGTAATTTAAGTAGTGACTCACCTGAAATTTCCACGGCCGATCCTCCTGCATCTCAATGCATCGAAAACCAGAAGTCCTGCAATCTCCCTTAAATACCGTGTGATCTGGAAAGAGATTAAGATCGATCCCTCTTCCCCAGTCAACAAGACAAAGACcctgaaagataaaaaaaaatgtatacacAACATAGTAATAaagcaaaaatatatgattGTATCTTTGAGAGAAAAACTGACCTGATCATGCCAACAACCGCTTCGGTCTAATAACCCATCTTCAGTGAGGTTACCCCTTCAAAATAACGAGAAACAATGAGTACCAACCACAAATGGTAATCATCTAAGCTACTAGACACAATGCTTCATAATTAGAACATGCATTGCACATCAATGATATCATTCAAATGCACGTCAAAATGGAAATTTCTGAAGCATTTGCAAGTAGCTTTTATCTCAACCAATGGTCATAAAACACCATGAGTAAATCCTTCTGCTAGTAAAAGTGGAAACAATGTTTGTATGCCTATACCACCATACTTTAACTTTCCCTCCAGTAAAAGATCAACACTTTTGCTTCAAAAGCATCTACTGAGAGGCTCTCAACAAAGTCGAACTTATTTAGAAGAGTcttcattcaaaatattaaactttttttgaaaaaattcaaaatgataaaCTGCTGCACAAGTTTTGTAAGAGTGATGTAGAATCCacaaataatttatcttttaattgtGATGTCTCTAATTGAATCCGGCATATATGCTATTTGTGGTTGTGTGTAGACACAATTATGCCACATGGATGCTTAGAAATTAGATTTGTTTCCACTCCATACAACTGAATTTAGATGAAGTGATAGAAATGATCAACGTAAGAAGTTGGTTGTGGCCAAATGCAAGAGAGTAAACCATCATTTTAGTCCTGAAACTGTAGTGTGCTGTCACTTTGGTCCATGACTATGCTAAAAattcaaattggtccttgaatcatcaaaatagtccctgaatgATACAACTATCATAATAGTCCATGAAAGATAAAACATATTATCAAAACAGTACCTGAGCTTTATAATGTCAGGGACTTAACTGATTGACGTTTTAATGATTCTTTGACTAATTTGGGTTTATAGCCCAGTTAGGGACAAAAGTGACAGCATCGTACACTTTCTGGGACCAAAATGGTGGTTTACCCACTGGAAATTCCATTCCCTCTTTCTATGAGTGGTGATCAAATCCTTTTTTATGCATGTCTTCTTATTACTGTAATTCGTTGAACATATCTTGGTGTATTTGGACAGGGGAACCCCTGTACTGCAATACTCGATTCTATTACTATAGTTGTCCTATCCAA harbors:
- the LOC25492908 gene encoding ADP,ATP carrier protein 3, mitochondrial, with amino-acid sequence MADGPNHPSIAQKLGGYSYLVSRLSSNSNYRNYSTSGTFTNGGVQTSGLALASPLSSFTVPSPAEKGPAGFLIDFLMGGVSAAVSKTAAAPIERVKLLIQNQDEMLKSGRLSEPYKGIGDCFARTMKDEGVIALWRGNTANVIRYFPTQALNFAFKDYFKRLFNFKKDRDGYWKWFAGNLASGGAAGASSLLFVYSLDYARTRLANDAKAAKKGGERQFNGMVDVYKKTLQSDGIAGLYRGFNISCVGIIVYRGLYFGMYDSLKPVVLVGGMQDSFFASFLLGWGITIGAGLASYPIDTVRRRMMMTSGESVKYNSSLHAFQTIVAKEGTKSLFKGAGANILRAVAGAGVLAGYDKLQLVLFGKKYGSGGG